The DNA region CTGTAAGACGCCATCTTTCTAAAACTAACTAGGTCGCACGCGTACGCGCTATTCTACCGAACAACGGCGGAGCATGTCGGATGTCTATGTGAGCATGTCAGATGTCTATATCTCTTCGGAATATCACAATACGCCCCGTAGTTGTGGCTTAAGGTCCCTAATATCAAACTCACTGCGTTGGTAAAAACATATATTAATCATCACATAGCAATCAAGTCTACATTGCGTGCTGCCATTTAAATCCACACGTATCACAACGTATGccgatttttattattattattatcaagtaacatttgtaaaaaaaaattgttcttactGTAACtgttttaataaagttaataaacCATAGACAGGACTAGCAGCATCACTTCATCACGTTTTGTAGAAGCTAAACGCTGGTATAAGAAGCAAAGAATTAGAAGAGAAACAACAGAAGCCTTTTTCCGTGTGACACGAATAATTCTTTGTAAGAAAGTGACCAAGAAATTGGACTGGGGTATCGAGTCAAATTAAAATACGCTAAtgtttgtccctacaagcgctttactCGCATTCCGAGACTGCGCTTTATGCAAGACGGTAACAAATTCTTTTCTGAAATCtcaaaatgttttctttaattttgtcaaaattgaaaattcgctttttgtcaaaattaaaaatttgaacagAGTTTCGGTACTCTTACAgggactagtcgttagctcatGGAATTATCATGCGAAGGAAATTCGCCGTCAAAACAAGGTGGATAgtaatatattgcatttgctaTTACGTATGTCCATAACACGACTGTTTTGTTGTGCACAAACAGAAAACgggtattaatattattatagagatacaaGTAAAAACCACAAGCTGAAATGGTAAGAGGTTATAAACACAACTACTTTGGTACAGTCGGAATGTTCAAACAACGAGATAAAAACACATTGACGTTTGAGAGTGTATATACATTTTAAGTTACATCATAATTTCTATAAAAcctcttttctttttacaatttaGTTGAATATTATATTATAGAATATGGTTTCCACAAATTATCTTTGGTCTTTTTGTCAAATTAGTTCGAATCAAAAACTGTCTGGTAAAAGCAATTAATTTGATATCAGTTTCGTTGCATATGGACtgtaaattaaaatttcgtTGTTTCATTACGgaataaacaaaatttgcaaTAAAAAGATTACGAGATACTGCACAAGCAAAACAAGTGTCTCTAATTTTTCATTGTCAGCCGACAGATGGGAAACCTGCCCGTCAATAGTCTGTCGGACTCACACTAAAATTAAATTCATTATTCATTAAACCATTATCAACAAGTGACACAGTGTAAGCTTGTTTATTTCTGGTTACCATATTATCACCATTGGCACGTCTTTTACACCTAATGTACGATCGTGCAATATTCAATACATGCTACCAATGCAAACCTCCAATCTCTCTTCAGTTGCAACTTCTAAATTGCCTAATAATTTATTCCACTTATCACATAGGAAAAAGAGCACACAAGGCCGACAAAGCAACAATAAATATATTCCCTGTATATGCAGATGATAGGGAGTTGTCTGCTCTAAACGCAGGTGCGCTGGGCGAAGGAACAATTTGCACTGTTACTCTTGCTATTGCGTTGTAACCctcctttgtatttttttctcttgCAGATACCTAAAACGTTAAACACAAGAATTATTTGatatttgttaaatttaaaatgctATAAGGTACTGAAGCATTTTCAATCTAGAGAATAACGACACTTACAAAAATTATGATTTTATTTGAAGTTATGTTTGTCAGGTCATTTCGTAGCACTAAAACTCCAGAGTCTGACAAAATGTTGAAGTATTTGTCGTCGTCATATCTTAGTGAATAGATTATTTCGTTATTCTTCACCTAAAATGGAGAAAATTTCGACACGGTGCTTAGAAAAGGGAATAACGTGTTTGTGAACTTCTGTCTGGTGTTTAATTCCAAATTGTCGATAAAGAAAGTAACAAAAATTAGTGAATTTGATAGGTCATTCGTTGCGACAACATGTCTTACCGTAGCATCTTCGTCCGTAGCCTTTattgattttgttaaaattgtaCCAGCATTGAGGTTTTGCTTTTCAACCTTTACCAAATAACTTTCCTTGTCAAATTTCGGTTTGTTATCATTTTCATCAAGAAAAGTAATTTTGAACTTAATGGTTGCGCTCGATTCCGGTTGTGGTACTTCATATGCTGTTATGTTAAGTTCAATGTTAACGTAAGATTCCCGGTCGATTTCTCCTTCCACAGTGATAACCCCTGTCCTGTTATTAATGTGAAATAAACCGTATGGATCTCctagatgaaaaaaaaacatataaacttATCGTTTTTATACAACAAAACACGCTGCCATGGAATTAATTTCTGTtcctttcagtttcaatttGATCCACAAAAACCATTTTACTTCACATGGTCCTGCCTTTTTCCTACAAGAATGTGGCTGCATGTACAAAAATACGTAAAGTTCAgtaaacttttgtaaatattgGATGGAAAGTCCATCAATtcgttattgttaaaaaatatcgtCAAGCTAAAACGTTTTACTTACTTAAAAAATAGTGGCCACTTTTTCTACTCACCGGCTGTAATTGCGTAATTGATTTCATTATTAACGCCTTTGTCCCCGTCTTTGGCTTCCACCTTGCAAATTCTCTCTCCCTTCGGTACGTTTTCTTTGACATCCTTCTGACAAGAATGTGCAAGAAAATATGGCCGAGTGTCACCAACATCGGCCACATTTATGATAACTTGTGTTTCTCCCGATAGTTCAGGAATTCCTTCATCCTAAaacgtgaaaaatatttttgtgtaacTTTGTTGTCGTTACTTTGGTGAGAATTTTATCGTTCACCCAGTCGTTGGGGATATTAATTTATTTGGTTGTTCTGAGATAGTGGTAAATAAAAACTACGCGGAGATTAAACCACGGAACAAACGTTGGATATTATTTGTCCAatgattaaacaaaaaaagtttcccGTGGAGCAGATACTTTAAAACGTTaagtcagaaaaaaataaactagAAATACATCTTCTTATGTTTCAAAATTTGTTGATAAACATCATAAATTAAACTCCTTAGTAGGAAAACGTCATTATTACCTTGGCAACGACAAATAAGTCGTATCGTGATTTGTTTTCATAATCTAAACCTTTAGCAACTGTGATAGTGCCCGAATTCTGATCCAATTGAAAATGGCCATGATCAGTCCCTTctttgaagaaataaagaacATCTTTGTTATAAGCATCATCTAGGTCTGTGGCAAgcacttttaatattttacttCCAACGTCCACGTTCTAGAAAATTCAAAAGATTCCTTTCTATGTTATTTTGGTTTCATTCTTTTAGGTTTGGCGATATAAACGTTAAAAAAAACGCAACCCGAATTATCATAATACAACTTTCTTTCAATATCTCCACTTCTTACCTCAGGGATATCTGCGTGATATGTAGTTTTGTTAAACACAGGTCTGTTGTCGTTTTGATCTGAAATACGAAGCTCCACATTCAGACTAGCCTCGCGATTTATCCCGCTTTCAAAATTATCTGATGCAAACACCTTGAACCGATACGAACTCTTTTTCTACATGATAAGCAATTAAGGTTATTTGAGAGTGACTTTAGAGCAAAGAAAAAGTGTGAGAtgaagagagagagagagagagagagagagagagagagagagagagagagagagagagagagagagagagagagagagagagagagagagagagagagagagagagagagagagagcgaGAGCCTGCTGTACATACCTCTCGGTCTGGCgagatttttaatttcaattctCCGCTACTTTCATTTATGGTGCAGATTTCTGAGCCCACTCCAGAATCAATACGATAACTTAGTATATCATTTTCATCGTCTGTTACACAATTGCTAATGTCTGTAAGTAGAAATCCTGGTCTTGTGTTTTCTTCAACATATAGTCTCAGTGGAGAGCAGTCTCTATAAAATCTTGGTTTTAAGTTTTGTGGAGCAGAATATTTTCCTAAAAGTTAAATTGTgtttaaaaataacacaaaacttACCAAATTTTCCTTCAAACGTAAAAACTATCCAGGCTTAACCcgaatttttttgacatttgtgTCACCCGAAGGTTGAATTAacgttaaaattaaatttttcggTTACTTAAGGTATGtcatttatttaagaaaaagttATATTTAGACACACACAAGATATAAAATCTGACAATATTAAAGATCAAATCAATACTGATTAAGGATATGATAATAACTGCTGGAGTTTAATTTAATAGTTCTTCCTCAGGTATGTGCAGTATTGTACTTTCAAGGGCTTTCTTTATGCCATTTTTTAAGTTGCTTTGAAActacaaaactataaaaataatagttgaaataataaaaaggacaaaaaaggaagtttattaCAACAAAAGAAAAGCGATTCTTTACAGCTgggaaagtttttaattttggttTTACGATTTTCTTTATTTCTAGCTTTTTTctccaaataaaaaatacaaccaaacaaacaatttaaaaaatttaatttccagAGTttaagcaaaaatattttgatttattttaatgGTGAGGAAAAATAAGTTGTCGTATTTCATAAACATCAATATCACATATCAATATCACAGTGCACTTTTAATAACCCTTTCCAAATTTAGTAATTTTTGTGAACAAGAGACATTAAAAATTTGATCGATTATATCAAATGAAATATTATGACATTTAAATGATCATCATCTAATTTTTCTCCAAAAATATATGTCCCTAATTAATCACTTTAATTACTTCAATTTCACTTGATTTTGGGTGCAGTCAAGTATGCTAAAACCTGAAAACATTTCGAGGTATTTAACTGCTGGGATGAGCGGAGGATTGACAAATGTATtgcaaactaaaaaataaaataaaaaccataAATATTTTGAGGAAAAACCTTTGCAGTTATTTTATCCAGATGACATGCCAGTGcaaggtatttttttttattattctcttCTCAGATATCATAATACGCTGTTTCAATTCAATCGCAGATATTGTCTGGATGTTTAAACAGATTGGAACGCTTGATTTATATCAATAAAGTAATTAATGAGGGTTCATATAAACGCAGGgataccaaaaattaaaaaaataacaaccgaGGGAAGGGGACGAAATTTCGTTActctgcagtagaaacaaaataatgataCATTTAATATGAAAAGGGCTTACCCATTGACTGACTAGCTACGCCTGCATTCAttagaaacaaaatggcagccatAGTTTTAAACATCATTGTGATAGGttgtatttaaactttaaaatcttcTCGATAATCTTTGGATTACAAACTTGTCAACGAATATTGCTCTAGTGTTTAATAAACCTAAAAGAACATGATATTTAGTAATAACTAATCCATTTACACTTCACGTCAACCTTAATTTAACTAATCCTCAGACATGCAATTTCAAACGATAAACAATTATATTGCTGTGATTGTACACTCATCGGAGACTCAAATCAATTTATCAACATGTTTTCAATAACCCATGTTATCTAGAGAATCAATCAGAACTTgtcatgtcaaaataaattcATCATGCTTGAAGCTATCTTTTACAGTTTTTCCTACATCTCATTGTGGCCACCATAATGTCACTGACTTCGAGAGGTttcataatcttttttaaatatagcgATCAATGCTCTATTTTAATGACAAACTTTACGTTAAAGTGCACATTATAAGTCTTTTTTCTTCTATTCAAAGGTGTTTTAAAATACTGTGCAATTACGTCAATGCAAATTGGGAGGATACCGCTTGCCGATTTGTATGGAAATAGTTATTTTTCGTTGAATAATATCCGAAGGTATTTGTCTTTTTAGAGCATTAATATTAGAAATATTTGCTTTGTTTCTCTATTGCCTTTCATGCGACAATTCCTATTGATAAAAAATACTTCACTTccttctaaaaaatattttcctgctTCTGTGCATACCTATATATGATCTCTTGTCgataacaacaaaaaatgcTCGCtctttttgtgttcttttaaaACTGCGCTTCCCTTTTCTTTCAGGGaggtaaaaaaaatgtcttattataACGCTTCTTTCGCAATCTCCGTCTTTTATGTGAACTCTGTTTAGCAATATCCCAACGCCCTTGGTTAGTAATATTAGAACAACTTCCTAACTGACAATTACAAAGACAGTGTGTTTAAAAGTAGTTGGTATTATTTTGATAGGcactgcattttttaaaaaattccgtTGTTTTATGCTACTGATTGTCACGAGTCAACGTATTGTCAAAAGCTAAAAACACCACTTAACCGCTCactgtttttatgttttaagacCTCCTAATACCCAGGCTACTTTTAACGTTTTAAGAAATAAGTTAATGAATTCACTACACGTTATCAGAGAATTTATTTGTGAAAGTGTAATTTCATGTACGATTGGATTTtctctgttaaaaaaaaaaagtttttttaatgcatTTTCTCACAGCGAAAAAGTTCATGAAACAGTAAAATTGATTATTTCAACAGGACTTTTTTCATATCTAATTTCTACTGACGCCATTCCAAGAAAAGGGCAAAATAATTAAATGTCAATTTTGTCGCACTCTAACCATTCAATTTTGTATTAGTTTTGGAAATCAAATACTATGTTGGTGATATTAATATCATAGTTAATTTCCTATCATATTTGAAATATCTCCcatgcaacaacaacaacaacaacaacaacaacaacaacaataacaacaagaaAGACAAAAAGTATTAAGACTAAGGTTAAGGTATATTTATGTAGAAGTATTCATGTTTTTTTCCTCTTAATCCGGATACTAATTACTTAAAACGGTTCAATCAATATGTAATTAAAATACCTGTTATTATTCTCTAAAAGACAGGCCTCAAGTTCATGGGAAAATCCAGCACACACTGAAAAGgtcgttatttttttattctatttagTATCGTCTAAGTATTATGAATCGTATTAAGATCACAATACCTCTACACGAGTTTCAATTTGAACAAACGGACGAGCAGATTAAAACTGTTCAGCTGTATAAATACTTCTTTTCAATGAAGTTAAGACATGTTAGAGTTAAAAATAAACTAATGTAAGCTctacataagaaaaaaattattttctttccttttaTTTAAGTTGATCGGAGATACATTGTTCACCTGTTAactttaagaaaatatttaagaaatGCAAGATTTTAACTACctgtcttcttcttcttttcttgctgaatccttttttatttttgactacaATGTTagtgttttatataaaaatttggtGTGGGGGTGTGAGTGCGACAAAAAGTTATCTTGCCTTACATATCAACTTCGCATTTGTTTGCAGccggaaaataattaaaacagcgTAAATTTGTGGGGACGACCACGCTCTGAATCTAATTAGGAAAAATGGAAGTTTTGTTACTCATCTGTCTGTCTTATGTCTTTATTTATTCGCCTGCGAAAgtctatttattttaatttctaacTAAAACTTGTTGTTAAGAAACCGAACGCTAGAAACTCAAATAAATATAGCTActctaatattaaaaaattctaaaattttattacTAATGCAGACACGTGTTTAGTGACGGTGTTTGATGCGAGAAATTTCCAAGTTCGAGCCATTCATTTTTTCAAGAGCTTGAGATTATGCATTGCCTTAATGTGGCACTCTTTGCTACGCGTGGTTGGATGCGCGCAAATGTTAACTAAAAAGATAATGGCGCCTTCAAGTTTAATAATTCTTATAGAAGTATCCAAAGAAGAAACTTTCGGTACTCTAAAATCATGAAACAAAAATGCTTTCCTTGGGTTGGGTTATTTCGCTAAATCACGTCAACATTTCAGTTTTTAcactagaaaaaaacaaaaacaaaaaaaaacaacgtcTCTGTACATTTTTGAGAGCTTTAATGAACACTATAGAATAACGTTTGTATTTATTTGCCTGGTAAAGTTGACCTTCTGTaatgttcttaaaatttcaCTGTCTATTACTGGTTTCCTACAAaacatgtaaataaataaatacatgttaTAACAGTTATTCGTTAGTTAATTAATTGGTGAATTAATTTTGTGAGCTAAGCAGGATCCCGACTTAGCTTAAGCGGCGATCCtagcgttttttttctttataaaagcaCATTGTGTCGAATTAAACGAGACAAGTTTCTGCATatttcatttgaaaaaaaagcaCCCCCACAAacccttttttatataaaggtaGGACAATAGCATCCCAGCAAACGTCCTCTCCCGCCTTCCATACAAACAACCCTTAAAAATACCAAAT from Hydractinia symbiolongicarpus strain clone_291-10 chromosome 6, HSymV2.1, whole genome shotgun sequence includes:
- the LOC130648302 gene encoding protocadherin Fat 4-like codes for the protein MMFKTMAAILFLMNAGVASQSMGKYSAPQNLKPRFYRDCSPLRLYVEENTRPGFLLTDISNCVTDDENDILSYRIDSGVGSEICTINESSGELKLKISPDREKKSSYRFKVFASDNFESGINREASLNVELRISDQNDNRPVFNKTTYHADIPENVDVGSKILKVLATDLDDAYNKDVLYFFKEGTDHGHFQLDQNSGTITVAKGLDYENKSRYDLFVVAKDEGIPELSGETQVIINVADVGDTRPYFLAHSCQKDVKENVPKGERICKVEAKDGDKGVNNEINYAITAGDPYGLFHINNRTGVITVEGEIDRESYVNIELNITAYEVPQPESSATIKFKITFLDENDNKPKFDKESYLVKVEKQNLNAGTILTKSIKATDEDATVKNNEIIYSLRYDDDKYFNILSDSGVLVLRNDLTNITSNKIIIFVSAREKNTKEGYNAIARVTVQIVPSPSAPAFRADNSLSSAYTGNIFIVALSALCALFPM